A window of Nocardia arthritidis genomic DNA:
GGCACGTCGGCATCGGCGAGCACGATGAACGGATCGGATCCGCCGAGCTCCAGCACGGATTTCTTCACCGCCCGCCCGGCCCGCGCCCCCACGACGGCGCCGACCCGATTGCTGCCGGTGAAGGCCACGGCCGCGACGGCGGGATCGTCGATGAGCCGTCCGATCCGCTCGGGTTCCAGCCGGACGCCGGTCAGCACGCCGGGGCCGAATGCCTCGTCGAACAGTCGCTGGACCGCGACCGCGCACCCGCTGACATTGTCGGCGTGCTTGAGCAACACCCGATTGCCGATGGCGATGGCGGGCGCCATCGACCGGAACACCTGCCAGAACGGGTAATTCCACGGCATGATCGCCAGAACCACACCGAGCGGCCGCATTCGGATGCGGCCGGTGTCGGGCAGTACGTCGACCGATTGCGGCGCAAGCAGTTCCGCCAAGTGGTCGGCGTAGTACTCGCAGGTGACGGCGCACTTCTCGAGTTCGGCGGCGGCCTGGGTGATCGACTTGCCCATCTCCGCGGTGATCAGCGCGGCCAGCGACACCGATTCATCGCGGAGCCGAACCGCCAACCGCCGCAGGCCGTTCGCGCGTTCATCCACCGATAATTCGCGCCGCACCGCCAGCTCCAGTGCGGCCGCGAGTTCCGCATCGGTGGTGAAAGGGTAAGTGTCCAAAGGCTTCCCGGTGGCCGGGTCGATCGTGGTGATCACCGGACCTCCGCGGAATCCGTCCGCGCGGCGAGCCAGTCCTGGAATCGCCTGCCCAGCACCACCGGATGCTCCAGCAGCTTCGGCACATCCGGCGCGTTGCCGACGGCCA
This region includes:
- a CDS encoding aldehyde dehydrogenase family protein, which gives rise to MITTIDPATGKPLDTYPFTTDAELAAALELAVRRELSVDERANGLRRLAVRLRDESVSLAALITAEMGKSITQAAAELEKCAVTCEYYADHLAELLAPQSVDVLPDTGRIRMRPLGVVLAIMPWNYPFWQVFRSMAPAIAIGNRVLLKHADNVSGCAVAVQRLFDEAFGPGVLTGVRLEPERIGRLIDDPAVAAVAFTGSNRVGAVVGARAGRAVKKSVLELGGSDPFIVLADADVPLAAAAAARSRYLNNGQSCLAAKRIIVERSVFSEFVAELTGALGTLAYGDPALPETFIGPMARIDLRDELRRQLDASVAAGAKVLSGGEFDDRPGAWFTPTLIEVPGPDCPAFREETFGPLGAVFPVGSAEHALAVANSSVYGLSCAIWGTDRSRIDRLADRVTAGSVFINRISESDPRLPVGGVAASGYGRELSAYGALEFANIQAVRTAQVPRSRA